Below is a genomic region from Vitis riparia cultivar Riparia Gloire de Montpellier isolate 1030 chromosome 16, EGFV_Vit.rip_1.0, whole genome shotgun sequence.
atatgtataatttttttaatatttaattaatttattaatgatgtTAAAAACATCATGAAGAAAATtgtcatgataatttttatatttttggtaatcaattaaatgaatttttttatttaattataaaataattataattaatttgttctctaaatttttttttaatattttgtttatatgatgactttgaatataGATATGTTTGGTGCAATATATTCAATAAGGGAATACTTTATCTCGTGGTAGGCCAAGCTTTATGTAAGTGTTTTGTTTGGGTTCGAGTCCCTTCAATGACAACAAAAGTTAAAAGGCAATTTTAAGCTTTCATTGTAGCTACACTGTAGGACTTTCACTGTATTGTCCTATAGCGTGTGTtgaccaaggatgaaaatatcggtaatcacggatatatcggtatttcgattttacggatatatcggaaatatatcggtggatattttggaaaaaaatattggtaagcttaaaattgttaaaaacttatgaaaatgtaagaaaaacctcataataatataattagaagtataatagacattttaaagttattttattgaaaattttgatatatgtataacatgatttatcatatttgataataatatcgtatgcatcgataaaaatatgaattttataagtgtacatttattattaaattacacataatattatgatatttgattataatatgtctaattttaaaatatatattagtattaaaatatgatccatttaattcaattgtattaaacaatataaaatgaataatgatatatatatatatatatatatatatatatatatatatatatataattttttaatatttaattaattattaatgatattaaaaacattatgaagaaaattatataatttttatatttttggtaattaattaaaagagtttgcatttaattataaaataattataattaatttgctctttaaaatatttttatattttcttaatataatgaatttaagtatatatatagttgttgcatattatatatcaaaagggGACTTAGCCCAGGTGGTAAGCggtgaaccccaaaccttttggggttcaaatcctctTGGTAGCAGGCAAATGGAGAGGTACTGTAGCGCGTCTGACTTTCGTTGACCCGTCCGAAATTTTAGCGAAATTTTCATCCATCCGTGTGATACATGCTGTATAGCTCTTAAGAAAGGTATATTAACCACCTTGTACTTATATAAGAAAACGCATCAAGTATATAGCATACTTTGCTGCTTTCGTGGTATTCCAGACCTTAGTTATAACGGCCTTTGCATTAACAGTGATGCTTATCAAGAATCCTCAGTTCCGATTGCGCACCGCTGTAATAGAGAATCTAAGCTATACCCCCAACACAAATTCTCCCTCATTTAACATGAGAGTCAATGCTGAAGTCACTGTGAAGAACACCGAATTCGGGCACTTCTAATTCGAGAATAGCACTGTCACGTTTGCTTATGGGAACATTACCGTGGGAGAGGCTTTCATTGCTAAGGCTCGCGTTTGGGGTAGATCAACCAGAAAGGTAAATATAACAGCACACATGAGTTCAGACAATGTATCGAGCAACCCAAACTTGGGCGGTGATATAAATTCCGGGATGTTGAGCCTGACCAGCCATGGCAGATTAAGTGGAAGGATGTATTTGATGAAGACGAGGAAATCAGCACAAATGAACTGCAGCATGGCAGTTAATTTGGCGGGGGGAATGATCCAAGATTCGAAGTGCAACTAGATTTCTTACTTTATAACTATTTGCTTGATCAGTACTGATCTCTGGTTTTGGGTGCCTTAATGTTTTGCTCTGTATATGAGCCTGAAAGAATATGCCAAGTGTTTAGTATCCTTCATACGTAATTActctttaatttaatattttgagttTATTGGATCAAGCCCTTGTACCACACTGAAGCATACACATCTTTAATGAAGAAATCGAAGTGTGTCCTCCGGCGGGAAGATTGATATATAAttaagggagaattgtgttttgggcctagctaggcccaaaaattaataaaagatccTCCAAACACCTTTAATTGATTGTAAGGATATAAGGTTggaatagacaaaaatacccttttttACTTATACCCACCATTTTGTCTTTATATCACCACTCTTTACATACCCCATCCATAAAATTCtcctttatttaatcatttattttattttttttattttttaaattcctttaaaaataattgaaaaatcaacattattttatatttttaaattataaataaataaaaattatattaatgattcaaaaattattttggaacatacttttgaaaaaaatattaatttaaatgaataaaaattattttttacattttacaagtaaataatttaataattaaaacactatttaaaataaatatatttactattttttttcttttatactaaaaagtattttaaagtttatttttttattattataaaataaaaagtttaaagtttttttttaaaatctttttctttccatagtttaataatcttttgaacataaacttttgtaataagttatatgaatgttccaaatttgtttattaaggaattttttttaatgatttgaattaattgaaatgagaaaaaagaaaaagagagaaagaggatagatgaagagtttttattttaaatatccaactaaaatgttttcgtatttagaaatggattatatcaatacatagtatagtagagattgatttttttctcatacaaAAGGGTTAAATGATATGtttactcattttaaataaaaacaagtagttaaaaattatatagattatgtttgagtttggttttaaaatattttttctagtttttattatttttttatttttaaaaattatttttattttctatattgtctctttttgaaaatacatttaattaaaaaaatgaaaaatatttttaaaaatgaaaattgaagaccttgtttaatactaagataacaaaaagaattaaatttcatttattaattattcttttttatttttaaaatataatatgttcacaattaaataaaggaattggtcaattgtatatttttttcacaaaaatgtaatatgttcataaaaaaattggattgaaatttttcatcatttttttttaatcaaactacTAGAATCATGTTTAATACAAATATAGGCATATATGCACTACgggaatatgaaatttgtgtcactaTACAAGAGTATTTACTAACTgtataagggaaatgtactaagtgtacaagcaGTGTATAAGATTaccatttataaaaaatttcaatctattttgaaccactcctttatttttcttgtcacccACAAATTGCATACTCATGTGATGCACTTCATTTAACTCCCATATGAAAATTCTGATactttccccaataatgatgtttgggaaaaaaaaaaaaactaaccctaattcatccatctttttattagttaaaccattagaaatatggttaacaCACCTACATGGACATATTACTTAGGATAGATATATTGTACAATGGTattatactaattgtacaagggaaatgtactaagtgtacaaggaaaatgtattaactgtacaagggtgtacaagactaccatctataaaaaaatttaatcgattttgaatcactttttcattttccttgtcacccataGATTGCATACCTACGTCAtgcaatttatttaactttcacatgaaaatttcgatacttttcttagtaataatgtttggggaaaaaaaatttaatcataattcatccaccattttgTTAGCCAAATCATTAGAAATAAGATTAATATATCTACGTGGACACATAACTTAAGAGGGATATATTGCACCATTGTACAATGAtgttacactaattgtacaagagaaatgtactaagtgtacaagggaaatatactaagtgtacaagggtgtacaaggctacaatttgtgaaagattttaatcgattttgaatcatttctttattttttttgttacccaTAAATTGTTTATGAAATTTGCACTATTATATAAGGGTGTTACACTAACTATAAAAGAGTATTCCACTCATTGTGTAAGGCAATGTACTAACTGTATGGGGTAAATGTACTAAttatacaagggtgtacaaggttaTCTTTTATGcaagattttaatcaattctgaacttttttttttcttgtcacctaAGGATTGAACACTTTTCCCCCACACATTCCTtcacctaaaaattgttttattttgaaattttaaatttcatcatccaaaatttgtaattgcatatttcatttaagtagttttaacaaaattttttctTACTACATTTACAtcctatataaaggaaaattaaacataatatttaagtattacctttttttttttgtgtgaaatcaaattaatataaatggataACACATTAATGTCATTGTTTCAAATAACTTAAGACAATATAAACAACATATAATAACTGTTAaggaaaaattatgaatatttttttaccaaactatgtcatttagATCTTCTctaccaaaattaaaacataggaaataaaattaaaattaatcacatttaaaatgtttattacaagtaaaccgaatgaaatatatatttttactattttacctttataaacataatgttagcaaatattaaaaaaatcatatttaaatagaattaaaaaggataaaaaattatctttgtaacatttgtaatttttttttataaaaaatcattaatttaaattatcaagttaatttaaaataattttttttgttgtaattatagttttaaagaTTCTacgatttttatattattacttttaatttattttctttgattttttattttaaatttcatctaaacttgttttttcttacatttatatgttttctattatatccttatttaaagtgattttcatCTAATTTGTATTCcattatattatcttttcaattttaatgtgtTGTTATACCTCTTTACataacaaaagattttattatttttcatctacaaaactttatacaaaagatatcatgtacgaggaaaaaaataaaaaaagagaaaattatgatataatttacaTACACATCTCTTAATATGATACATTTGCTTGACTTAATGACATCAtgctttaataatttaaatcatgTCAAGTCCACAtctattttagatttaaaaaggcatttgaatatttttcaaattattaagttaaaatacattattcaattaaaaattaattatcaccattagttaaaagatgatcatgttacaaaataatatattaaaataatatcaatgtattgtccaaaaaatagagaaaatattcaaataattgtctacaactttaaagatatttatatatatattagataaaaaaaataataatattttttaaggtgtttaaaaattatttattatatattttgtaagtttaaaaaaatatattttatgaggtatttaaaaaaatttttactttaaaaatatagtaataatccTTTTCAACCATTGATTACcaacatttaatttattaggcatgatttttgggagaaaaataattgatgaaaatagtaaCACCTTTCtagaaaagaattaatttacatGTCTCACCTATTAATATGTGAGAGAAAAAGATAAGGTGAATGATGaaagagagagggaaaaaaagaatgaaagagagtGGGAAgttagttgttttctttttctttttgacaatAAAGGGCattttcggaaaattaaatgtttcatatccttctttttaatttgtagACTTTCTTTAGgtgttgggcttaaatatgaAACTTATGAGgatcttttatcaatttttgggcccagctgggcccaaaacacaattctccctataattaaaaaagacaATTTGTACTTTATATACTGCTCATGGAGACTTCAAATCAAAGTTAATTAATCAAGATGTGAATATGCATGCGCAAAGTAAAAAATCTAAGCCACTGTATAATCTAGAATAAGCATCTTTTGTAATCAAATTTTTGCTTGACATATGGCCAAACAAGGTATTTTAtatcatcatatatatatataggtcatTACAAGTCTTCGCTTCCCACATCATCTCCAAATTTTTCACATTTCTATAAAAGAAGTCCGAAAGGAATGGATGATAATAATCAAGAACTCTATCCCATGGCACCAACCTATggacaaaacaaaaatgatgtagaATCTCCTTCTCGGCAGTCTGAAGTGCTCCGCCAGAGCAAATGCATAAAATATATAGCATATTTTTCTGTTAATCCATTCATTTCTATATTTAGTTCTTTGAATTGGAATTCGGATCATATTATGTGTCCATGTGTTTTTGCTTCCATCCAGTAGCATACCATTAAAACATAcctgaaaatttatttctatgaAATGCTCTACATGAACATCGTCCTTCATGGTTCAAATTACTGCCACAAATTTTCAAGGTGATGCTCCAAGGGTCTGCCTAAATCAATGTAGTATTCACACTACTGTTCTGACAATATATACCAATCATAAGATCTTTGATTTTGGTAAAACTTCTACTCAGTGGCCTTAGATAAGTCCCAAGTTCTTGAGGAAAATTCGGGTTTGGtctcatctatatatatataagtagaaCAAAGAGAAGCTATTCCTTAATGCCATGCTTTTCAGCTATGTACTAATGGAGCTTGGATCCAGGTCCGGTGGCACGCAAAATCTAATATCAATTCACAGTCAATTTTCTTCAGACGATGGGGCTTTTGAGGGTTGATTCCATTGTAAACTATGAACTTAATGCCTACAGAATTTAAAGACCCACCATCTTCAAAGAATTAGGGTTCCCTTGGAATTTAAAGCCATAACCTTAAATTCAACTGGTCAAATTGAGCAACAAGGAATTTGTACAGGCCAATTGAGCTTGGGTCTCTCAGTGCATGcataaacttatatattttatgcCCTAATCTTGGCAAAGAATATATAATTCCTTCTATAAGCTTTAACTAAGCCCTGCCTCCATTTGTAGAATGGTTTTCCAACCTCAGTAATATTAGAAAGGGTTCCTAAACCTTGCACCATCTGCGTTTGATTTGCATGATAGGCACCGTAATGTTGTTGACGCAACTTAGCTAAACCCTTTCACTACTTGCTGGTTTCATCCACCAGTCAATGAACCAACCAAAACTGCCTAATTTAAGAGAGTCCGTCTAGTGCTCACAAGCATACTGAAAAGTACCCCAAAACTATGTCGCTAAGCAGAATCAAAtatgtaattataaaaaagtcAAAAGGGGAGAACGAGCTTTAGAACTTGAAAGGCGAGTGCACATGAAGCTATgccaaaaaaaattcagaatgaAAGGTGAGGATGAAAATACAAGCATTTGTGCAACAGTACTGTTAATATTAATCCGATATTAACAATAAAAGAAGCCCACAAATTATTTGATGAGTTCTGGCTATATCTGCAAGAAAGATCCCTATAACATTAGGCGTGACTTGGGACAATGTATTTTGATGAGTTCAGAGATTTTGATGCTGATTGGCTAAGGAAAATTGATTTGCAAGTTGCACGTGATAAAGGTGATGAAGAAGGAAATCCACACAAATTAATGGTGCCATCAAAATTCATTTGGCTGCCAAAGCAATGTATGTTGATTTGCAATGTGATTAAGATTAAAGGCTGGGCTAGTTTGAAGTAATGgtatataaataaattctacagataaaatctaaatccattcatttcctttttatGAAATTGGAATCCAAATTATGTTAGCACAGTAGCACTCATTGTATTGTCTGCTAATTTGAACATGTGCCAGGGCATAATGGCTGGCAACTTCCGATCAAAATAATCTACCAGTAAATTCTACACATAAGCAGACAGCTTCATAAAAAACTAGCATGATCACTCTCCTAGAATATGCTCCATACTACCTTTCCAGAAATTAATTGAAACAGAGAATCCATAGTACTAGCCTTGTCATATCaagcttaaaattttttaggcaAGTGCTTGATTCTCCTTCTCTTATcagtatttcttttctttcaagcATGACCAAATATTCTGTGGTATTCAACAATTTAAGGCATGCTAAAAGTAAACGCCTGCTCCTACTGCCTTGTTTTGCAAATTTTTCTGACACAAAGATGTTTTGCAAACCTTAGGGACTCCAAGGGTTGGTTTCAGTTGTAAACTAAGGAactatatttatcattaatacAGAAAATATTGGTTGGGAAACATTTAATAGTTTTGACTTCCGTTCTAGAAGCATCATGAATGTTGTTGATGAAGAAAAAGTACACAGGAGATCTTCAATGAGATGCAAAAGGAGAGGATTAGTCTGCAGGAAAACTAGAATGTGGACAACTTAGTAAGAAAAAAGCTCAGTATCAAAATACAGATATACATACATTCTGAAGGCATAAATATGCTTTATTCGTTCATTATTActttttccttccttccttTGGTATTGTGAACTTTGAGCTGACAACTTTGAGAACAGGCTTCAATTGGGAATCGTTCTACATCCCGTTCAATCAGATGGCACTGTGGTTCTCAATTACAGCCCTGCAGATTCAGGAACTCGTGATACTTCTCTTGCAGCCCCACTTGGTCGAGGCAAGACTACTGGCTCCTGTCTCCTTCCCCACAGAAAGGAATACAAACCAGCTATAACTATAGACATGCCCAGCAAGCTGCATGGATTACAACTTGAGCTATTAGTCTAAAGCAgcattgtttttattaatacCCAACAACTATATAAGAAATAAGCTAGAAAATTATATCTACTTTACTATTTTAACGAAACAAATCCGACCTCCCGAGGCTGATCTCTTCACCAAAAATGAGAGCTTCTGAAAATGCCACAGCAATTAGTGCGAGGGGGTTGAACACAGAGGGGAAAGTGGGGCCTCGCTTTTTAACtgtccaagaaaccaagaggaAAATTGCAGGTGTCACCACTGCTCCCTGTTCAAATAATCATCAGAATAATCACTAAGAACTCTTTAAATGAGGCAAAAGTTTTCtagatttttaatcaaaaaggaaaaacaatgaCATAAATTAATATAGGAAATCAACAACTTACTGAATAGATTATTGTGGCTAGTTGCAGATTCCATTCTAGCTGCCAAGCAGCCTTGCTTCTATTTAAGCATAAGCCCATCACAGTTGATTGTGCTGCAGCTATAATAAATGTTAACATCGTTCCCCAATATTTTAATGGAAATACTTTGAGTAACTCAACCTGTTTGAATAAAGATACATACATGAGAAAAATCGGACTTAAGAGACCACAACATTACTTGGATTAATATATACCTGAACTATATACCAAATTGCAAGTGACAAGCAACTAGACAGAAGCATCACCGTCCCACGAGCCCAATGTGTCCTTTTTTTTATGATGCTATTCTCCAACATGTGAACATGTCCAATATGGAATGATTTTCCCTTGTACAAAATAGTAATTAATGCTCCGACTAAGCAAATGATTGTCCCTGCAATTTTCATCTTACCAGCCTTGGTTTTCAATAGCAGTTTCTCAATCCTATAATCAATCACTGCTTAGTAACAACTTAAACATCtagaaatcaataatattaacatGAAACGAGTCAGAATCAGGCAATGAAGTTACCCAAAAACAGTGGAGAAAGCAAAGGTAATAATGGGAACTAAATTGATCATATTGGAAGCAAATGTCGCAGTGGTATCTCGTACACCATAGTAAAATAGCCCCACTGCCATTGTTACTCTGCATTTCAT
It encodes:
- the LOC117933383 gene encoding WAT1-related protein At5g64700-like → MEMKNLFMASRPVLAMLLLQALGTAMQLLLKVALNKGAFVYAFVVYRHAIATVCVAPLAFFFERNKEKKLTFEVWFWLFMNAITGVTMAVGLFYYGVRDTTATFASNMINLVPIITFAFSTVFGIEKLLLKTKAGKMKIAGTIICLVGALITILYKGKSFHIGHVHMLENSIIKKRTHWARGTVMLLSSCLSLAIWYIVQVELLKVFPLKYWGTMLTFIIAAAQSTVMGLCLNRSKAAWQLEWNLQLATIIYSGAVVTPAIFLLVSWTVKKRGPTFPSVFNPLALIAVAFSEALIFGEEISLGSLLGMSIVIAGLYSFLWGRRQEPVVLPRPSGAAREVSRVPESAGL